GAGATGCTATCCCCAAAGATGATACCGCTTCAGATATCAAAAGTTACGTACTCAATGCGAAATCAGTGACACCATACGATTTGGCATCGAAATTTAACATCCGGATGAGCGTTGCCAAGAAGATGCTCAGGGAGTACGCGATTGATGGAGAAATTGTGCCTTTTATTCATGAAGGAGGAGTCAGTGTCTACACTACTCCTGAAACGATGGAGAAACATGGCCAAGAACGGAGTCAACAGATTGAGGTTGTAGCAAGCACTATCAAAAATACACCATTAATGACTGATGAAATGGAATCAGCCATTGATACTGCATCAGAAGATGTACCAGTGAAACCGGGTAGGGCTGCTCGAAAGAAGCGTGAAGAACGCGAGAAGAAAGCAAAGAAGAAGCCTAAACCTAAACCCGAAGCTGTTGAAGAAGTTGAAGAAGAACCCAAGAAGAAACCAGAAAAGAAGGCCAAACCAAAGAAGAAAGAGAAGAAGGCTCCTGAGAGACCTGATCTGGAAGTAACTGAAATATCTGGTATTGGTCCCAAGACCGCTGATAGTCTGACAAATGCTGGCTTTGATAGTGTAAGAGCGATATCCGAAGCTGATCCTGATGAATTGGCCGACAAAGTAGATGGGGTTGGTTCAAAGGGTGCGGCTGATATGGTTTATGAAGCAAAGAAAATGATACAAGAACTGGAAGGAGAAGAGCTACCTGAAATTTCTGACATCAAGGGAATTGGCCCAACCCTGGAAAAACGCTTGATTCTTGCCCATTATGATTCACTGAAGGCGCTTGCTGATGCCGAAGCAGAAGAAGTGGCGCAGAAAGTTGAAGGCATAACTGTTGATGGCGCCAGGCGAATCATAAAGGAAGCAAAAGATCTTCTTAAATGAGCATAGTGCCTCGACAGAAGTTGATAGGAAGTAACTGAGAATAGGGAGAGCAGCACCCTAACTGCTCTCCATTGCTTGTTTTTTCTTGGGAATATCTACTTCAGATCTGCTATTTTCTTATCCAATTCCTCTAGCTTGTTGTCCAGTTCGCTCTCCTTTTCCTTGTATTCGTCTTCTGGAATGTATCCACGCATATAATCAAATCGAAGGTCCGTGAGCTTTGCTTTGACTTGATCTTGTTCTTGAAGGAGCAGATCGAGTTCGCCGCTTTCTTCCTCTGGTTCTGGTTCAACTTCTGGTTCTGGTTCAGGTGGTTTTGGAGTTGGCTCCGGGGTCGGTTCTTTGGGAGGAGCCTCTGGCTCTTCTTTTGTGACTTCAGATACCTCTTCAACCTCTTGAGGGGTTGGTTCGGGTTCAACCTTTGGTTCTGGTTCAGGTTCTGGTTCAGGCTCTGGTTCAACCTTTGGTTCTGGTTCAGGTGGTTTTGGAGTTGGCTCCGGGGTCGGTGAAGGTGTGGGTTCCGCCGATGAGGTAGCAGCTTCAACACTTCCCATTTCCTCCATGCGCTCCATGTTCTTGCGCAGTTCCTCTATTTGTTGAGCTATCTCTGTGAAGCTCTCGTTCATTGTTTTGTTTAGTGCTGTTTTCATGCTCGCAAAATTCTTTGCCAAATCATCTGCTAGCTTTTTTGTTTCAGATACATTCTTAGCAAACCCCTCAATTGCCTTCAATTTCTGCATAATTTCGTCAATATCAAACGCCATCGGATAATCCACCTTCAGTTAATGGTAACTCTACTGTCTTTTCGTGTCTTACTGTTCTTATTATTTTTGTTAGTGTCTGCCAATCTTGGCTTATCTAATTGTCTGCCTTCTTTCCGTCACCAGCATCTTCTATTTTTCCTTCCAAAATAGCCCTGCGGATGATTTGAATGAGCCTATCCCGATAAGATACATCGATTGCTACTAGCTCATAAGTCTTGACACCGAGTATTTTGCCAACTCTATCAGGTGTTAATGCTGTTGGAAGGTCCTGCTTATTGGCGATACCTATGATTTTCGCATTTGGTACCTTTTCTTTCACAAGGCTGACAAGTTTCTTGCTTTTTAGTACATTTTCGAGGGTACTGTCAGTGACAATGACAACAACCTGAGCATTTGCAATCATCTTACCCCACAGGATTTTGAACCGTGATTGACCCGCAAGATCCCACAAAACTATGTTGGCATTTTGAACTTCTGATGGCAGCTTCTTGATTGTAACACCAATTGTGGGGTCATGTTTCAGCGGTAATGTTTCCCCTCGTAGCAGATGTAGAGTAGTGGTTTTTCCTACCCCTGCAAAACCAAGAATCGCTACCTTCACCATGGTTACAGCCAAGCTATCTATGAAACTGTCAAGTCCGTCAATTGCTTTACCCGCCTCGTATACGGGCTTGAATTTCTCCATGAAGACTGTTT
The sequence above is drawn from the Candidatus Thorarchaeota archaeon genome and encodes:
- a CDS encoding GTP-binding protein gives rise to the protein MIRGVYLLGPHNSLLHSKEYVEPASRESLIEFLLNLTEFLSTQDLGDQIEFMNLATSRLYYSVNGEYTFLLVADKADDMEQITEKIQQLETVFMEKFKPVYEAGKAIDGLDSFIDSLAVTMVKVAILGFAGVGKTTTLHLLRGETLPLKHDPTIGVTIKKLPSEVQNANIVLWDLAGQSRFKILWGKMIANAQVVVIVTDSTLENVLKSKKLVSLVKEKVPNAKIIGIANKQDLPTALTPDRVGKILGVKTYELVAIDVSYRDRLIQIIRRAILEGKIEDAGDGKKADN